The genomic interval ccgatgattaagttagttttttgatctagggttccttgtcccttttaaactatgttaattgatggaaaaaataaggagaatccCCCACCTTCCTCGCTTACCTCTTCTCGGGATAGGAATCacgagggatcttcgggatcttcctcccgctttcttcgggactttcccgataagggtttcgcgatagcctccgcctccgaggagttcgggataactgttgcctccgtgatcttcggtgggatagcctgttcctgagatctcgggggtttctctattgagtgcttatctgattgacgtggcaatgcttgtctgctgtgtatcttttgaccgctgtTTAGGTATTCGTCtcggcgtaattatgggaccgagggcgttccCCTCATCAATAACCAAAAAGAATTCAAACAATTCTTACtatatgaagtgttttagaTACAATTTTGCCTATTCCAATCCATATAAATTGTTCGGAGCAGATTACGAGGAAAAAGCTTCAACAACAGCCATCTTGTTCAAGGACAACACCTCCAACCTAATGGTGGTGGCATTCAGAGGCACTGAGCCATTCAACGCGGACCAGTGGCGGACAAATGTCGACTTCTCATGGTACGAGCTTCAAGGCGCGGGTAAAATCCACGGTGGCTTTATGAAGGCCCTGGGCCTCCAACGCAGAACAGGCTGGCCCAAGGAGATAGGAGCGCCTTCGGGCACACCCCCTTTTGCTTACTACACACTCAGGGAGAAGCTGAGAGATTTAACGCGGGAGGATGAGGGGGCAAAGTTCATCGTGACGGGACACAGCCTGGGAGGGGCGCTAGCAATTCTGTTTGGGGCAGTGCTAGTGTTACACGAGGAGGCAGAGCTGTTGGAGAGGCTGGAAGGGGTGTACACTTTCGGGCAGCCAAGGGTGGGGAACGAGCAATTTGGGGAGTTCATGAAGGAGAAGTTGAGGCTTCATGATGTCAAGTATATGAGGTATGTTTACTCCAATGATGTGGTGCCTAGATTACCATACGATGACAAAACTCTGCTGTTCAAGCATTTTGGGCCCTGCCTCTACTTCAACAGCCGCTACAAGGGCACGGTTAGTGCGCACCATACTTTTactcttttgcctttttttcttttatttatctgtcGTTGATGATTCTCATTTGGAACTCTATTTGGCATGTAGAGGGCAATCAATTCTTTACTCTATCTAGGTGTATAGTTTGGAGTGACTTCTTGCTAACGAATTGGCTAGCACACAGGTTTTGGAGGAGGAACCAAACAAGAACTACTTTTCGTTGCTGTTGGCAATACCCAAGAGCTTGAATGCAGCGTGGGAGCTAATGAGGAGTTTCATTATCCCATATATCAAGGGCCCAGAGTACAAAGAAAGCTGGGCTTTGAGGCTATTGCGGGTGGTTGGATTGGTGATGCCAGGACTCTCGGCCCATTTTCCTCAAGACTACGTCAATGCTACTAGATTGGGATCCTTCTCTTGGCAAGTTGATCGCCAAGACGCAGCACCTCAACAAGGTTATAAATGTGACTAGCTAGTAACAATATATTCTCCATATACATGACTTCCTATCATCAATGTATAATTAGTTCTagtcatttattattttgtaaattctATTCGACTATTATTTATCAAGACTTAAAAGTGTTATCCacccaaaaaatgaaaacaagcaATAGAGGGAAAATAGGGTATCTTAACACCTTAATCATTCGATAATAAAGGCATTTTCATAATATCATGTGATTAATGATAAATGTATGTTTAGCTTTAAACGTcctttgaaaataaaaagggtTAAGCAAAAAACTCTAaagctgcgttctctttgctttttaattttcagttttgagttttgaattcattttcagtttttggttttgataatctgtttttagaaaattaaaaatgcgttatctttgtcattttgaaaaactatttttcaaaacagaaaattagaaaacgcgttctttttgaaattttgaaaatattttttaatgatattttattcaataaatttgattattaagtaaattataaatatttaatgttaatatattattaaaaaaatatatacattttaaagttaatgaattttgtaatattttttttccattacaataataaaatatgaataaataaataaatagatgtattttgagtttagagtttgttttggatgaaaacactcaaaacaactttttgttgttttgagtttcctttataattttttgtttgtttttaaaaatacatttttaaaaacagtaaaaagaacgcgttttcattattttagaaaactaaaaactaaaagtaacttgaaaacagcaaagagaacgcaacctaaagTTCCCATGTTTCCCTAATAATTCCCCCCACTCCGCCACCCCTTGCTTTGTTCTTAACCCATCTTTAGTTCTTGTGATTTTCAACCATTCATTTTGCTGATGGGTTTTGTGCATGCGATAATCCCCCCAATCGACTGTAGGCCCAGTGATCTTGGTCGCCTTAAGGAACTGGCCCATTTGATTGAGATGTTGAATCAATGTacaaaattatacataaatatagaaCAACGCATAACACTTTTAAGATTTTGAATTTGTACCTGTTTGAGCCATGATCAAGAATAAGATGAGACTAATTCATAAACTTGGACTAATCAAGGAAATTGTCCAGACTAGTCTCCTTCTTTCTCTGTACAACGTGATGACAATTTTTAATGCGTAGAACTCAAAAGAGGTGAGAGAAATTGAATGAACCTAACCTAttatataacaattattttaGGTCACCCATTAAGGCCCAATATAAGCTTTAAGCCCACACCACTGTCAGCCCTTATCTACAAAAAAATAGGTGACCTGATCCATTcttaaaaaatcacaaataatATAGGATAAACACTCtccaatttattaaaaattgaaaaacatctACAATTGATCTTAGCCCACAATAAGGAAATTTCGAACTTTTTCCCACTTGGGCAGTGCcaattgttatttatttttacatacctttaaatatgtacatatatatatatatgtatataattggATTAAGAAACCTTTAATGTGGCCACaatttgagaaaaaagaaaatagagtcTAGAGATAACACTTTTAATATGATCTGATATAATTGTATAGTAGTGATATTACAACCTAAGAAGGAGGTGAAttgagttatttaaaatttttgattgaatttgaatttttttttgttaaaatatggGGATGTAGAGAAAATGATGGTGATTGGTGAAAATGCttaacaagaaaaatgaaatgaaaaataaaagcaacAAAGGGACAcgcaagatttatagtggttaaGTTAAATGGCTTAATTCACTACCTTAACTTCTCAATAAAGATTTCAAGCACTTCACTATTCTCTTACTTGATCACAAGTAGATCTTCTAGTTCATAAgattaggaattacaacctcctacaATCAACGTAGACCCTCTAGCACACTTGCtcaaaaatacaatcaaattacaacaaaaatgaatatGAGAGAAGAATCTCTCAGtaacaagatctctcaaaacaACACAAGACTTGTAACAATAGATACAAATGTAGAACAAAGCcttaagagagagaaaaggtttaaaaacaatttgagCTCTTAAGTAGATGGACAATTGAATGCTTGTAATAAATTTTCTAAGAGCTTTAAATGATCCACTAGCCCTTTATTTATAGTGCCTGGTGAGTGCTTCCAAAAATATGGACTTTGGTGGTAGTTGGGGGTATTAAATGATCTTCCAAAACTAGCTGCTGGAGAAGTTTACCAGAAAAACAGTTAACAGATTagtacaaaattttgaaaatcgaTCGACATTAGGAGCAAAAACAATCGACATGCTGAAAAATGATTGATCGACTTCTATGCAATGACTGTTGATTGCACTTGGCCGAGAACTATCATTTGACTAGTTGACAGCCTATGAAGGCCGGTTGATagcaagaacaaaaatagtcgacctTTCCTAAAAACTGGTTGACAGCTTgtcctttatttttaaaagaattttgaaatattttgcaCCATTTTCTCTAGCACTTTAAAACTAATTATGAAACAAATTCAGGAGAATGTTTCGAATCATAAAACttttttttccaatctccttcaAGATGTTTTGAGAGAAATGATttgcatttgaaattgattttcatttgaaacCAAAATGATCTTATAAATTGATTTAGGGCATAGATATAAAActaatgtttttcatcattaaaacaaaaaacaagagCAAAACAACATGATCCTGTCTAAAAAAATTGCTAACATTAGAATTATAGATGTCATTACATCATTGATAAATGTAAATTTATCCATGGTTtcaaatgttaaccattttatTAACATAGTTCCAGATAAGGTAGTGTGGCAATGAAATAACGTTCCAAATGTGATCCTATAAATGTTATTTCATTGTTGATCCTTAATATAGTTTCTTTATCAAAATTGCTTTAATAATAAGCTAAAGAAATCAGATTCCTTTATCAAAATGTTTCAACAATAAACTAGTAGAATATCTAAGCTTCAATAATAAGCCAATATGTCTTCATAAAATATCATGATGGTGTTATAAAAAGACATATGAAATTGTTGACATAATAGTCCTACTCAGGGCAACACTAAACCTTAAGATTCCCATAACATAACATATTCCATAATGTGCACACATATAAAACAAACAATATAATATgtatagaaaataaagaatagaaaatttgaattcaTCAAGACAATTACCTTAACTCTAGAAATGAAATTTCTGAGCCACTTAGCATGGGCCCTAGCCTCAAAACAGGCTACAACTTTAGCTTACATGGAGGATGAAGTCACTATAGATTGCTTTGcacttttctaaaaaataacaCCATTTGCCTGCATGAAAATATAGCCAGTAATAGATTTTCCATCTTCCAAAGTTTCCACCTTACCAACATCAAGTACCCTATTACTTCAATTTTATCAATCCTCCTGTAAACCGACATATATATGATTCTTGGTTTTCTGCAAATATCGCATCACCTTCTTTGCAGCTATCCAATCATCATGACCAGAATTTGATGAAAATCTTCCAAGCATATTCACAACATAGGCAATATCTGATTTTGGACAAATCTAAGAATACATTAGACTCCCAACAACACTTGCATAAGGAACATTCTTCATAGACTCATTTTCAATCTTATTTCTCAGGCaatgttctttaatttttctcctttacATATAGGAATAATAGTGGAATCACAATTCTACATGTTAAATCTAGTAAGAACATGATCAACATAAGCCCATTGAGACAAACTGAGAacttttattgttttatatcTATGAATCTCAATCCCAAGAACAAAAGATGTCCCTCTAAAATCTTTCATGTCAAATCTATCAGAAAAAATCTTCTTTGTTTCATGAAGTAGTCCTAAATCACTGTTGGCAAgtaatatatcatcaacatacaacaccataaaaTGAATTTACTCCCACTAACCTTAAGATAAATGCAAGATTCAATAGTGTTTTCCTTAAAACCAAAAATTGGACTATTTCATGAAATTTGAGATACCATTGTCTAGAGACTTGCTTAAGGCCATAAAGGGGCTTCTCCAACTTATAGACCATATGCCCTTTTCCAACTTCCTTAAAACCTTAAAGTTGCTGCATGTACATCTCGTCATGAAGGTTTTCTCTCAAAAAAGCCATCTTAAAATCCATCTAGTGAATTTCCAAGTCTAAATATGTTGTGAGAGCCATGATAATTCTAAAAGAATCTTTTGTTGATACAGGAGAAATTTTTTTAGTGCAATCAACTCCATGCCTTTGAGTGTATCCCTTAGCAAGTAATTTGGCCTTAACATGCTCAACTTTGCCCTTAGAATATAGTTTATTCTTGTACACCCACTTGCAACCAACTAGCTTGAATCCTTTAGGAAGTTCAACAAGTTTCCAAACCTTATCTTGAGTCATGGATTGCATCTCATCTTTCATAGCACTTATCCACATATCCACATATCTGATTGAGGGCCATTGTTGTTATGttttttatgatgttttgaTAATGGAAAATGTTATAtctttggaatttgaaaataatatatattatatctttagcatttgaaaatgaaatatattttatttgtggaaataaaaaatgaaaaatccaaACTATGCCAAGGACCCATGTGCTTTCAATGTATTCAAAAACTTTAGTAGCATGAAGAAAatagtcgaccatttattttttttaaagaagttGACCATTTTTAAGTATTGTCAACTGTTTGCCCAAAGTTGTTAGTGTGTTTCATATTTCTTGAAGAAAACAGTTGACTAGTTTGAAAGACTATCAACAATCTCTTCAAAACAGGTTTAAATAGCTAGTTTTTGTAGGTATTAAATCACTCAAACAACTATTGAATTCAAAGTGTTGTTGCTggaatacaataattaaatttatatgtcaTACGAAACAACTTGGTAGAGCCTGGTGAGGAGATGGGGAGTAAGGTTTATGCCAGCAAGGATTGCTAATGGGAGCCTAGATGGAGGATGGCTCGATTCGTTATCCGGGAGAGTAGGATCCTCAAGGCGAAGCTCAATTCGTTGTCCGAGAGAGCAAAGAGGGTACATTGAGTCTTCGAATACCTGGTGAGTCTTTGAGAGACTTCCTCCATGATGACTCGAGTTCTCAGTTGGTTGGTCTTTAGATGGGTTAGCTGTGGAGGAGGTATCCGAATGAGTAGGCTTCGAAAGAGTTAGGGGAGTCTCCGAATGAGTTTACGATACAAACATATTTAGAAAGCACGCGAGGAGCTCCCCCACACGGgccctccgatacttaagttagataATGCCATGGTGTAAAGTGAAGTATGCATGTACACTATATGAAGCTGTGGATGAGCGTTTTCGGATGGGAGTCTTCGGATGGGTTTGGGTTTGAAGTGTTGGACTTAGGTATGAGTCTTTGGGTCTTAGATCTGGGTCCTCTCCATTTTTTTAGTGAATActtgggggtatttataggccatGATGGTGGGGGCCACATCACACGTGGCATACATGAGGTGGCCTAGAAAACTCTTTGGGCAAGAAGGCTATTAATAAAGCTAGAGGGCCTGGAGGTACCTTCGAGGATAAGATGCCCTGGAAGAGAATCATTTGGATGGGTCTCCACAAAAACTCTTCGAAGTCATCAAGAGGCTTGGGCTTAGAAGACTCTTCGAAGTGAGTCTTTTAGCTTAGGATCTTAAGGGCTTGACTTCCTTGAAGACTCTTAGAAGTCATTGGGTGACTTTGACTCGAAAGATTCTTCAGATAATTCTTAGGCTTAGGCCTGATGATCTTAAAGGTATGGTTGGCCTGAAGACTCTTCGAAGTTATTAGGAGACTTTTGTCTGGAAGACTCTTTAGGGTCATCCGGGTCTTCGGCTTTCTTGGATTCTTATTGGAtttttgggtttgatttttctAGGCCACCCCATAACAATGGCTTCCTACTCTTTCCTTCAGTTacaaggaaaagagaagagtATAATGTCTCTAAGAGCTCGATGTCTCGAAAACTAGGATACAAATTAGATTGGATTGAGTCAAGATTGAGCTGTTTTAAGTTATGAGAGGAAAGTCTTCGGATGACTTGGCAACGATTTGTCTTTTGAGGACTTAGCTATATATAAATAGGTGGTGGCCCCATGAGGGCCATATCTTCCACTTGATTTTTACTCGAAGGCTTTGAGTCATCCGGTGTACTCGAAAAGTCTTCAGTAAAGTCAAGTCCTTAAGATCCTAAGCCCAAAGCTCACTCCATAGACTCTTTCGGGCCCAAGTCTCCTAATAACTTTGAAGAGTCTTTGTAGAGACCCATTTGAAGGATTCTCTTTCGGGGCTTCTCATCCCTGAAGGTATCTTTAGGCTTTTCGGCCTCATCCACAGCCTTCTCACTTGAAGAGTCTTCCAGGCCATCTTATGCATACCACGTGTCACGTGGTCGCCACCATCATTGCTATAAATACCCTCGAGTACGCGCTCAAAAAGGGAAATGACCTAGATCTAAGACTCAAAGACTCAGACCTAAGTCCAACACTTCAGACCCAAACCCATTCAGAGACTCCCATCTGAAGACACTCATCCATAGCTTCATTTAGCATACATGCATGCTTCACTTTACACAATGGTATCATCTGACTTAGGTATCGAACGGTCCGCATGGGGAGCTCcccgcgtgccttctaactaTGTTTATGTCACAGACTCATCCGAAGACTCCCCCAACTCTCCTAGAGCCTACTTATCTGGATACTTCCACCATATGTAAAGACCAGCCAACCAATGACCCTAGTCATAAGGGAGCAAGTCTCCTAAAGATTCACCAGGCATTCGAAGACTCAGGgtactgaaagtaaagcaagatcgctacgaggcaagcagcgtagttcaaaaattttgaaccttaccccgatcccagcgattggatcaacgtcgaaatcaaatcattcacaaacaaataaataaatctaacctttagattatcgagtcgttcgcggattcgagccgtccaagcgtccggcctctaactcgtgatacgtggcacgcgtccgttggcaaggagagcggaataggagtgctagcttcttctcctttgcgcggcttgtgtatggacggtaaaagaacacccacgtttcaaatcgatgccaaaagaaatggggaagagtgaacggcaatgcgtttttcaactcttgaaaaacgacaccaaaaatcaccacaataatgggcaacctataaaaggatatttataatgaaatatcctagagTTTCTAAAactctaatggattgggctagcccattaattctaatttaattagaatcataagtgggcttattctagtccaactagaaatataattaaattacccaatctttttataggttaaataaaatattatggcccaaatctaattcaagcccaaatatattttatttaatatttggcccaaatctaatttggtccaaatataatatttaatatttggcccaaatctaatttagtccaaatataatatttattttaatatttggcccaaatccaatttagtccaaatataatatttaatttaatatttggcccaaatctaatttagtccaaatattaacttaagcccaaaaatattttatttcctatttgccactccaacaaatagaaaatcattaaattagaaactccttcctaatttaatcaaatgccatttttaggaaactctttccattacgacgactcctcgtcatatcgacgtcattacgtctatctgttctttttccgtgagaacctacgacggcacaatttcttgccgaagtgtcccacttaaccatacgtccactctcctggtttaagccagggaccgtgcctattgcgtatgactcattaggcttccgaatatgttggcaatgtgtcggtacgaacacataagacaagattggcctctagcaaggcgtcatgcctacccaattattcagaaggattcataatccgcaaataacctttcacgagcatggttaccgtgtaatacgatcctctcgtcaatgcatcttatgtgatctcaagtatggcgatgtgttgcttgataatgatcacatgagttttcttcggtctttcggatatcttcacttaatagaaagtgaatcaataactccttattgatctctttcaccatggccatggatttaaagtgaatatccaccgaatgcgccttagatacatcatcctctatcaagggatagacgagtcccatcttggctatgcacccatctccataagcctcatgatatacccaacgatcgcccacgtgcagcctttgtctaggcccatcgaaacgatgtcaaagcataccggtcttcttatgagatgaccgtgacaacctcaggtccaaggattagttacactcatctcgtatgagaattccatcaacatttaaccaaaatggattctcatggcgagtcatgtccagtgacacgttctccaacattggtcacctatgtacttgtctaggcatccccatgcctatgggtgtgagacccccattgctatcacatagcaaaaacatagcacatacaagtcttaccgcaattgtcaatgtccattcttgacattgctacgacttgggacgtttaatgatgtctataaactgtgatgcatcatctcacatctttatagattattcacagtatacatcatatggacttctatctagtttcattcggttattacaataataacaagaaactaatagaatgacttcttgtgaatttgaataactccttattcaaataataacatgattacaattgtcagtgtacaacatgcccaatctgattgggtctagagcacctacactaacaggtACCCTCTTTGCTTTCTCAGACAATGGATCGAGCTTTGCCTTGAGGATCCTACTCTCTTGGACAACGGATCGAGCCATATGATATCttactcttgtgtttggttttgatgatgaaaaacaattgatTTGGGTTTTAATGATAAGAAAATGAGTTTTATATCTATACCCTCATTGAGAAGATGTTTTGGCTACAAGGtttcaaatgaaaataaatcttaatatcTTTGTCAAAATGAACTTTATCTCTCTTAAATCTATCTTGAAGGAGATTAGAAAAACAAAGTGTTATGTTCTTCTaaaatgcatttcaaaattggtttttaaACTGTTGGAGAAATTGGAGCAAGAAGTTTCAAGGTGTCGAGAAGACATAAGAAACTATCGACCGTTTTGATTATTTGGTCCCAGATGTCGAtggtttattttgatttgtcgactattttggTGGTTTTTGGTCCAAGCTATCGATTGACTAAATGTTTTCTCTTAGTAGTTTGCTGTCTACTACTCCTGCATTAGGAACTGTCAACCATTTTGTTTCAATTGTCGACCggtgtttgaatttttgaactAACTTATTGATTGATTCCTTGAAGTTGTTGACTGTTTCTATTGTAGAGACTTCCAACGATTAGTTCG from Diospyros lotus cultivar Yz01 chromosome 8, ASM1463336v1, whole genome shotgun sequence carries:
- the LOC127807217 gene encoding triacylglycerol lipase OBL1-like is translated as MANSNQHFCKDYLVLKPEQASIFDLVRILYSSDIEKRGFIECIEPGNLRAFRRRWLLFVSVLAQKLLLYLEKPMSWTGYIVEMWLNLLSSNGGLGMLLLNLLKGSAAKPERSSAAFRSIIAAIDTRLALDGSISNSDNRYGASLSMMAAKLSYENEAFVEAIVEHRWKMQFLGFFNFWNDYEEKASTTAILFKDNTSNLMVVAFRGTEPFNADQWRTNVDFSWYELQGAGKIHGGFMKALGLQRRTGWPKEIGAPSGTPPFAYYTLREKLRDLTREDEGAKFIVTGHSLGGALAILFGAVLVLHEEAELLERLEGVYTFGQPRVGNEQFGEFMKEKLRLHDVKYMRYVYSNDVVPRLPYDDKTLLFKHFGPCLYFNSRYKGTVLEEEPNKNYFSLLLAIPKSLNAAWELMRSFIIPYIKGPEYKESWALRLLRVVGLVMPGLSAHFPQDYVNATRLGSFSWQVDRQDAAPQQGYKCD